One region of uncultured Methanolobus sp. genomic DNA includes:
- the gatA gene encoding Asp-tRNA(Asn)/Glu-tRNA(Gln) amidotransferase subunit GatA produces the protein MTAWTDISGIRQKIADSSAEEVTASYIDTIGKSKINGFTTLWDEAINTAREIDSNGHEGPLAGVPIAIKENISTKGLSTTCSSKILQGYVPPYDAHVIEKLKAAGAVIIGKTNMDEFAMGTSTESSYYGPTFNPWDMDRVPGGSSGGSAAVVAAGEAPVSLGSDTGGSVRCPAAYCGVVGLKPTYGCISRYGLISYANSLEQIGPLATNVADVATIMDVIAGYDSRDSTSINRENTYSDALKNDVKGMNIGVPEEYFGEGINENVEKAVWDSISKFEDMGATYEKVSMPHTKYALASYYIIAMSEASSNLARFDGTRYGYRVDGDNWHVMASKTRAEGFGDEVKRRILLGTYALSAGYHDKYYLKALKVRTLVKQDFDKALANVDVLMAPTMPAPAFKIGEKIDDPLSLYLADVNTVPINLAGVPSISVPCGLADGMPVGLQIIGKHFDENTIIKAAYSFEQNTDHNKARPPEVA, from the coding sequence ATGACAGCATGGACAGACATTTCAGGCATCAGACAGAAAATTGCAGACTCTTCTGCCGAAGAGGTCACAGCATCTTACATTGATACCATCGGCAAGAGCAAGATAAATGGCTTCACAACCCTCTGGGACGAGGCTATCAACACAGCCCGCGAGATAGACTCAAACGGCCACGAAGGACCACTTGCAGGCGTACCCATCGCAATCAAGGAGAACATATCCACAAAAGGGCTCTCCACAACCTGCTCATCAAAGATACTTCAGGGATATGTGCCGCCATACGATGCACATGTAATTGAGAAGCTGAAGGCAGCAGGCGCAGTAATCATCGGAAAGACGAACATGGACGAATTTGCCATGGGAACTTCCACCGAATCAAGCTACTACGGACCAACATTCAACCCATGGGACATGGACAGGGTTCCCGGAGGTTCATCCGGTGGCAGTGCAGCAGTCGTTGCAGCAGGTGAAGCACCAGTATCACTTGGTTCTGACACTGGAGGATCAGTCAGGTGTCCTGCAGCATACTGTGGAGTGGTAGGACTCAAACCAACCTACGGATGCATTTCAAGGTACGGACTTATCTCCTACGCAAACTCACTGGAGCAGATCGGTCCTCTTGCAACAAACGTAGCAGATGTCGCAACCATCATGGATGTTATCGCAGGCTACGACAGCAGGGACAGCACATCGATCAACAGGGAGAACACTTACAGCGATGCCCTGAAGAACGATGTGAAAGGCATGAATATCGGTGTTCCTGAAGAATATTTCGGAGAGGGCATCAATGAGAATGTCGAAAAGGCAGTATGGGACTCAATATCAAAGTTCGAGGACATGGGAGCTACCTATGAGAAGGTATCCATGCCACACACAAAATATGCCCTTGCATCATATTATATTATAGCCATGAGTGAGGCTTCATCAAACCTTGCACGTTTCGATGGTACAAGATACGGATACCGTGTCGATGGTGATAACTGGCACGTAATGGCATCAAAGACCCGTGCAGAAGGTTTCGGTGACGAGGTCAAACGCAGAATATTGCTCGGAACCTACGCACTTTCAGCAGGTTACCACGACAAATACTATCTTAAAGCACTCAAGGTAAGGACACTTGTAAAGCAGGACTTCGATAAGGCTCTGGCAAATGTTGACGTGCTCATGGCACCAACCATGCCTGCACCGGCATTTAAGATCGGTGAGAAGATAGATGACCCGCTTTCACTGTACCTTGCGGATGTCAACACAGTACCTATCAACCTTGCAGGTGTACCATCCATCTCAGTTCCATGCGGACTTGCAGACGGAATGCCTGTGGGGCTCCAGATAATTGGTAAGCACTT
- the gatC gene encoding Asp-tRNA(Asn)/Glu-tRNA(Gln) amidotransferase subunit GatC, translating into MITKEEVEHVGWLARIEIDAKESDAYAEKLNSVLDYFGQLDEVDTEGVEPTYHVADIVNVFRKDEVTESMPQKEVLANTEHKQEGNFKSPKIM; encoded by the coding sequence ATGATCACTAAAGAGGAAGTAGAGCACGTGGGCTGGCTCGCACGTATCGAGATCGATGCAAAAGAATCCGATGCGTATGCAGAGAAGCTCAACTCCGTACTGGACTATTTCGGGCAGCTCGATGAGGTAGACACCGAAGGCGTAGAGCCAACATACCACGTAGCGGACATTGTGAACGTGTTCAGGAAAGACGAAGTCACAGAATCGATGCCACAGAAAGAAGTGCTTGCAAACACCGAACACAAGCAGGAAGGCAACTTCAAGTCTCCAAAGATCATGTGA